A single genomic interval of Pyrus communis chromosome 5, drPyrComm1.1, whole genome shotgun sequence harbors:
- the LOC137733797 gene encoding sorbitol dehydrogenase-like: MGKGGQSCNGMVRQAKPVEQENMAAWLVDVNTIKILPFKLPSIGPNDVRIRIKAVGICGSDVHYLKTMKCADFEVKEPMVIGHECAGVVDKVGSDVKHLVPGDRVAVEPGISCARCQQCKGGRYNLCPDMKFFATPPVHGSLANQIVHPADLCFKLPENVSLEEGAMCEPLSVGVHACRRANVGPETTVLIIGAGPIGLVSVLAARAFGAPRIVIVDMDDKRLAMAKSLGADEAVKVSTKMEDLDDEVAEIKKAMISEVDVTFDCVGFNKTMSTGLNATRPGGKVCLVGMGHGVMTVPLTPAAAREVDVVGVFRYQNTWPLCLEFLRSGKIDVKPLITHRFGFTEKEVEEAFATSARGGNAIKVMFKL; the protein is encoded by the exons ATGGGCAAGGGAGGCCAATCCTGCAATGGCATGGTTAGACAAGCCAAACCTGTTGAGCAGGAAAACATGGCTGCTTGGCTCGTTGATGTCAACACCATCAAGATCCTACCTTTCAAGCTCCCCAGTATCG GACCCAATGATGTTCGAATTCGGATCAAGGCTGTCGGCATTTGTGGAAGTGATGTTCACTACCTCAAGACCATGAAATGCGCGGATTTTGAGGTTAAAGAGCCAATGGTAATCGGACATGAGTGTGCCGGGGTCGTAGACAAAGTTGGGAGCGACGTGAAGCATTTGGTGCCTGGTGACCGCGTGGCGGTAGAGCCTGGCATCAGCTGCGCACGGTGCCAGCAGTGCAAAGGAGGCCGCTATAATCTTTGCCCTGATATGAAGTTTTTCGCCACCCCACCGGTTCATGGTTCCTTGGCTAATCAGATTGTGCACCCTGCGGATCTGTGCTTTAAATTGCCGGAAAACGTGAGTTTGGAGGAAGGGGCAATGTGTGAGCCTTTGAGTGTTGGGGTTCACGCTTGTCGGCGAGCCAATGTTGGTCCCGAGACAACTGTGCTGATCATCGGAGCAGGGCCTATTGGTCTCGTTTCAGTTTTAGCCGCTCGTGCTTTCGGGGCACCAAGAATTGTGATTGTGGATATGGATGACAAGCGTCTAGCAATGGCGAAGTCTCTCGGTGCTGATGAAGCCGTGAAAGTTTCCACAAAAATGGAGGATTTAGATGATGAAGTTGCCGAAATTAAAAAAGCCATGATCTCCGAAGTGGATGTGACCTTCGATTGTGTGGGTTTCAACAAAACCATGTCGACCGGCCTCAATGCCACTCGTCCCGGCGGAAAAGTCTGCCTTGTAGGAATGGGACACGGTGTGATGACTGTGCCTCTGACTCCCGCTGCTGCTAGGGAGGTTGACGTTGTTGGAGTTTTCCGATACCAGAACACATGGCCACTTTGCCTCGAGTTTTTGAGAAGTGGGAAGATTGACGTGAAGCCGCTTATCACGCACCGTTTTGGATTTACTGAGAAGGAGGTGGAAGAAGCGTTTGCAACAAGTGCTCGTGGGGGTAATGCCATCAAAGTGATGTTCAAATTGTAA
- the LOC137735169 gene encoding sorbitol dehydrogenase-like: MGKGGQLSNEVAKQAKPIKQENMAAWLVDVNTIRILPFKLPSIGPNDVRIRIKAVGICGSDVHYLKTMKCADFEVKEPMVIGHECAGIVEKVGSEVKHLVPGDRVAVEPGISCSRCQQCRGGRYNLCPDMKFFATPPVHGSLANQIVHPADLCFKLPENVSLEEGAMCEPLSVGVHACRRANVGPETTVLVIGAGPIGLVSVLAARAFGAPRIVIVDMDDQRLAMAKSLGADETVKVSTKMEDLDDEVAKIKKAMNSEVDVTFDCVGFNKTMSTGLNATRPGGKVCLVGMGHGMMTVPLTPAAAREVDVVGVFRYKNTWPLCLDFLRTGQIDVKPLITHRFGFTEKEVEEAFATSARGSNAIKVMFNL; this comes from the exons ATGGGTAAGGGAGGGCAATTGAGTAACGAAGTGGCTAAGCAAGCCAAACCTATTAAGCAAGAAAACATGGCTGCTTGGCTTGTTGATGTCAACACCATCAGGATCCTACCTTTCAAGCTCCCCAGTATTG GACCCAATGATGTTCGGATTCGGATTAAGGCTGTCGGCATTTGTGGAAGCGATGTTCACTACCTCAAGACGATGAAATGTGCGGATTTTGAGGTTAAGGAGCCAATGGTGATCGGACATGAGTGTGCTGGGATCGTAGAAAAAGTTGGCAGCGAGGTGAAGCATCTGGTGCCCGGTGACCGCGTCGCGGTAGAACCTGGTATCAGCTGCTCACGGTGCCAGCAGTGCAGAGGAGGCCGCTACAATCTGTGCCCGGACATGAAGTTTTTCGCCACCCCACCGGTTCATGGTTCCTTGGCTAATCAG ATTGTGCATCCTGCGGATCTATGTTTTAAGCTGCCGGAGAACGTGAGCTTGGAGGAAGGGGCAATGTGCGAGCCCTTAAGTGTTGGGGTTCACGCTTGTCGTCGAGCCAATGTTGGTCCCGAAACAACTGTTCTGGTCATCGGAGCAGGGCCCATTGGTCTGGTTTCTGTTTTGGCCGCTCGTGCTTTTGGGGCACCAAGAATTGTCATTGTGGATATGGATGACCAGCGTCTAGCTATGGCAAAGTCTCTCGGCGCTGATGAAACCGTGAAAGTTTCGACAAAAATGGAGGACTTAGATGATGAAGTTGCCAAGATTAAAAAGGCCATGAATTCCGAAGTGGATGTGACCTTCGATTGTGTTGGTTTCAATAAAACCATGTCGACGGGTCTCAACGCCACTCGCCCCGGCGGTAAAGTCTGCCTTGTCGGAATGGGACATGGCATGATGACTGTCCCTCTAACTCCAGCTGCTGCTAG GGAAGTTGATGTGGTTGGAGTTTTCCGGTACAAGAACACATGGCCACTTTGCCTCGATTTCTTGAGAACTGGGCAGATCGACGTGAAGCCGCTTATTACTCACCGGTTTGGATTCACCGAAAAGGAGGTGGAAGAAGCCTTTGCGACCAGTGCTCGTGGGAGTAACGCCATCAAAGTCATGTTTAATCTATAG
- the LOC137735165 gene encoding sorbitol dehydrogenase-like: MGKGGQSADGEAREGGEQENKAAWLIGVNNLKIQTFNLPRLGPNDVQIKIKAVGICGSDVHYLKTMKCGDYEVKEPMVIGHECAGIVDVVGSEVKHLVSGDHVALEPGISCAKCHQCKGGRYNLCPDMKFFATPPVHGSLANQIVHPADLCFKLPENVSLEEGAMCEPLSVGVHACRRANVTSETTVLIIGAGPIGLVSMLSARAFGAPRIVIVDMDDQRLAMAKSLGADETVKVSTKAEDLDDEVAKIKKAMKSVVDVTFDCVGFSKTMSTALAATGPGGKVCLVGMGHSMMTVPLTPAAAREVDVVGIFRYRNTWPLCIEFLRSGKIDVKPLITHRFGFSQKEVEDAFETSARGGNAIKVMFNL, translated from the exons ATGGGGAAGGGAGGTCAGTCGGCTGACGGGGAGGCCAGAGAAGGGGGGGAACAAGAAAACAAGGCTGCATGGCTTATTGGTGTTAACAACCTCAAGATCCAGACTTTCAATCTCCCGAGACTTG GACCCAATGATGTTCAAATTAAGATCAAGGCCGTAGGCATTTGTGGAAGCGACGTTCATTACCTCAAG ACCATGAAGTGTGGGGATTATGAAGTTAAGGAGCCAATGGTGATTGGCCATGAGTGTGCTGGGATCGTAGATGTAGTCGGAAGCGAGGTGAAGCATCTGGTTTCTGGCGATCACGTGGCTTTAGAGCCTGGCATCAGCTGCGCGAAGTGTCATCAGTGCAAAGGAGGCCGCTACAATCTTTGCCCTGACATGAAGTTTTTCGCCACCCCGCCAGTTCATGGTTCCTTGGCGAACCAG ATTGTGCATCCTGCGGACTTGTGCTTTAAGCTTCCCGAGAATGTGAGCTTGGAGGAAGGGGCAATGTGTGAGCCCTTGAGTGTTGGGGTTCATGCTTGTCGAAGAGCCAATGTCACTTCGGAAACAACTGTTCTGATCATCGGAGCAGGGCCGATTGGGCTTGTTTCCATGCTATCTGCTCGTGCTTTCGGGGCGCCAAGAATTGTCATTGTGGATATGGATGACCAGCGTCTAGCCATGGCAAAGTCTCTTGGTGCCGATGAAACCGTCAAAGTTTCAACAAAAGCTGAGGATTTGGATGACGAAGTTGCCAAGATTAAAAAAGCCATGAAGTCCGTAGTGGATGTGACCTTTGACTGTGTAGGTTTCAGCAAAACCATGTCAACAGCTCTCGCCGCCACTGGTCCCGGCGGCAAGGTCTGCCTGGTCGGAATGGGACACAGCATGATGACTGTCCCTCTCACTCCCGCTGCTGCCAG GGAGGTGGATGTGGTTGGAATTTTCCGATACAGGAATACGTGGCCGCTTTGCATCGAGTTTCTGAGAAGTGGGAAGATCGACGTGAAGCCTCTTATTACGCACCGTTTCGGATTTTCCCAGAAGGAAGTGGAAGATGCCTTTGAGACCAGTGCTCGTGGAGGCAATGCTATTAAAGTCATGTTTAATTTGTAG
- the LOC137735083 gene encoding sorbitol dehydrogenase-like has translation MGKGGQSCNGVVREAKPVEQQNMAAWLVDVNTIKILPFKLPSIGPHDVRIRIKAVGICGSDVHYLKTMKCADFEVKEPMVMGHECAGIVDKVGSEVKHLVPGDRVAVEPGISCARCRQCKGGRYNLCPDMKFFATPPVHGSLANQIVHPADLCFKLPENVSLEEGAICEPLSVGVHACRRANVGPETTVLIIGAGPIGLVSVLAARAFGAPRIVIVDMDDKRLAMAKSLGADETVKVSTKMEDLDDEVAEIKKAMISEVDVTFDCVGFNKTMSTGLNATRPGGKVCLVGMGHGVMTVPLTPAAAREVDVVGVFRYQNTWPLCLEFLRSGKIDVKPLITHRFGFTEEVEEAFATSARGGNAIKVMFKL, from the exons ATGGGTAAGGGAGGCCAATCCTGCAATGGCGTGGTAAGAGAAGCCAAACCTGTTGAGCAGCAAAACATGGCTGCTTGGCTCGTTGATGTTAACACCATCAAGATCCTACCTTTCAAGCTCCCCAGTATCG gACCCCATGATGTTCGAATTCGGATCAAGGCTGTCGGCATTTGTGGAAGCGATGTCCACTACCTCAAGACCATGAAATGTGCGGATTTTGAGGTGAAAGAGCCAATGGTAATGGGACATGAGTGTGCCGGGATAGTAGACAAAGTTGGGAGCGAGGTGAAGCATTTGGTGCCTGGGGACCGTGTGGCGGTAGAGCCCGGCATCAGCTGCGCACGGTGCCGGCAGTGTAAAGGAGGCCGCTATAATCTTTGCCCTGATATGAAGTTTTTCGCCACGCCACCGGTTCATGGTTCCTTGGCTAATCAGATTGTGCACCCTGCGGATCTGTGCTTTAAATTGCCGGAAAACGTGAGCTTGGAGGAAGGGGCAATATGTGAGCCGTTGAGTGTTGGGGTTCACGCTTGTCGGCGAGCCAATGTTGGTCCCGAAACAACTGTTCTGATCATCGGAGCAGGGCCTATTGGTCTCGTTTCAGTTTTGGCCGCTCGTGCTTTTGGGGCTCCAAGAATTGTGATTGTGGATATGGATGACAAGCGTCTAGCAATGGCAAAGTCTCTCGGTGCTGATGAAACCGTGAAAGTTTCGACAAAAATGGAGGATTTAGATGATGAAGTTGCCGAAATTAAAAAAGCCATGATCTCCGAAGTAGATGTGACCTTCGATTGTGTGGGTTTCAACAAAACCATGTCGACCGGCCTCAATGCTACTCGTCCGGGTGGAAAAGTCTGCCTGGTAGGAATGGGACATGGTGTGATGACGGTGCCTCTTACTCCCGCTGCTGCTAGGGAGGTTGACGTTGTTGGAGTTTTCCGATACCAGAACACATGGCCGCTTTGCCTCGAGTTTTTGAGAAGTGGGAAGATCGATGTGAAGCCTCTTATCACGCACCGTTTTGGATTTACTGAGGAGGTGGAAGAAGCGTTTGCGACAAGTGCTCGTGGAGGTAACGCCATCAAAGTGATGTTCAAATTGTAA
- the LOC137734021 gene encoding sorbitol dehydrogenase-like: MGKGGQSCNGVVRDAKPVEQENMAAWLVDVNTIRILPFKLPDIGPNDVQIRIKAVGICGSDVHYLKNMKLADFEVKEPMVIGHECAGIVEKVGSDVKHLVSGDRVAVEPGISCSRCQQCKGGRYNLCPDMKFFATPPVHGSLANQIVHPADLCFKLPENVSLEEGAMCEPLSVGVHACRRANVGPETTVLIVGAGPIGLVSVLAARAFGAPRIVIVDMDDKRLAMAKSLGADGTVKVSAKMEDLDDEVAKIKETMGAEVDVTFDCVGFNKTMSTGLNATRPGGKVCLVGMGHSMMTVPLTPAAAREVDVVGVFRYKNTWPLCLEFLRSGKIDVKPLITHRFGFTEKEVEEAFATSARGGDAIKVMFNL; the protein is encoded by the exons ATGGGTAAGGGAGGTCAATCCTGCAATGGCGTGGTTAGAGATGCCAAACCTGTTGAGCAGGAAAACATGGCTGCCTGGCTCGTTGATGTTAACACCATCAGGATCCTACCTTTCAAGCTCCCCGATATTG GACCCAATGATGTTCAAATTCGGATTAAGGCTGTCGGCATTTGTGGAAGCGATGTTCACTACCTCAAGAACATGAAACTGGCGGATTTTGAGGTGAAAGAACCAATGGTGATCGGACATGAGTGTGCTGGGATCGTAGAAAAAGTTGGGAGCGACGTGAAGCATCTGGTTTCTGGTGACCGCGTGGCGGTAGAGCCCGGCATCAGCTGCTCACGTTGCCAGCAGTGCAAAGGAGGCCGCTACAATCTCTGCCCCGACATGAAGTTTTTCGCCACCCCACCGGTTCATGGTTCCTTGGCTAACCAGATTGTGCACCCTGCAGATCTATGCTTTAAACTGCCGGAAAACGTGAGCTTGGAGGAAGGAGCAATGTGTGAGCCCTTGAGTGTTGGGGTTCACGCTTGTCGGCGAGCCAATGTTGGTCCCGAAACAACTGTTCTGATAGTCGGAGCAGGGCCGATTGGGCTGGTTTCCGTGCTCGCTGCTCGTGCCTTCGGAGCACCAAGAATCGTCATCGTAGATATGGATGATAAGCGTTTAGCCATGGCAAAGTCTCTGGGAGCTGATGGAACCGTCAAAGTTTCGGCAAAAATGGAGGATTTGGATGACGAAGTTGCCAAGATTAAAGAAACCATGGGAGCCGAAGTTGATGTGACCTTCGACTGTGTGGGTTTCAACAAAACCATGTCTACGGGCCTCAATGCTACTCGTCCCGGCGGCAAAGTTTGCCTTGTAGGAATGGGGCACAGCATGATGACAGTCCCTCTGACTCCGGCTGCCGCCAGGGAGGTTGACGTGGTTGGAGTTTTCCGGTATAAGAACACATGGCCTCTTTGCCTTGAGTTTTTGAGAAGCGGGAAGATCGACGTGAAGCCGCTTATTACCCACCGGTTTGGATTTACCGAGAAGGAGGTGGAGGAAGCATTTGCAACCAGTGCTCGTGGGGGTGACGCCATTAAAGTCATGTTTAATCTATAG